From the genome of Synchiropus splendidus isolate RoL2022-P1 chromosome 17, RoL_Sspl_1.0, whole genome shotgun sequence, one region includes:
- the LOC128748698 gene encoding 15-hydroxyprostaglandin dehydrogenase [NAD(+)]-like, with product MALMGKTAVVTGAAMGIGRAITEILLKNGANVVLLDVNEGAGKSLKETLDTQFGKDKSMFLSCNVESEEQVKAAFQKTIQKFGRIDILCNNAGILNEVEWRKEISINVVGVVTAAFLALEHMNKLKGGSGGHIINTASMAGLGPFPTAPVYTATKYAVVGFTRSMAMASMISGYGVRFNAVCPCFVQTELYEKIPDRLGQFTPLNEVVKSLVEKVGVIQVSDVAEAVLQLVTDESQDGQALVVRPNGKKYVTFPNAEDF from the exons ATGGCTTTGATGGGTAAAACAGCGGTGGTGACCGGAGCTGCCATGGGGATCGGACGAGCCATCACCGAAATCCTGCTGAAGAACGGCGCCAAT GTGGTCCTGCTGGATGTGAACGAGGGCGCCGGGAAGAGCCTGAAGGAAACTCTGGACACACAGTTTGGCAAAGACAAGTCCATGTTCCTGAGCTGCAACGTGGAGTCGGAGGAGCAAGTTAAAG CTGCCTTCCAGAAGACTATCCAGAAGTTCGGCAGGATCGACATCTTGTGCAACAACGCCGGCATCCTGAATGAGGTGGAGTGGAGGAAGGAGATCTCCATCAACGTG GTGGGTGTTGTCACCGCAGCCTTCCTGGCTCTGGAGCACATGAACAAACTGAAAGGCGGTTCAGGCGGGCACATCATCAACACGGCGTCCATGGCAG GTCTTGGACCCTTTCCAACCGCTCCGGTCTACACAGCCACCAAGTACGCGGTGGTGGGCTTCACCCGGTCCATGGCG ATGGCCTCCATGATCTCAGGGTACGGCGTCCGGTTCAACGCTGTCTGTCCCTGCTTCGTCCAGACCGAGCTGTACGAGAAGATCCCAGACCGTTTGGGACAGTTCACCCCGCTGAACGAGGTCGTCAAATCCCTGGTGGAGAAAGTGGGCGTGATCCA agTGTCTGACGTGGCCGAGGCCGTCCTGCAGCTGGTGACGGACGAGAGCCAGGACGGCCAGGCGCTGGTGGTGAGGCCCAACGGCAAGAAGTATGTGACGTTTCCTAACGCGGAGGATTTCTGA